A window from Ignavibacteriota bacterium encodes these proteins:
- the nrfA gene encoding ammonia-forming cytochrome c nitrite reductase produces the protein MKSIKQKVQEKPLYGWMLFLITVIVVFLIGLFASSILERKNEAYYTLQMVKPIPDGETRNEVWGENFPREYESYRKTLETGFASKHGGSVKRDYLQQYPELVVMWAGYGFAKDYNQGRGHAYAITDIRNTLRTGGNFDSPMPATCWTCKSPDVPRVMEKVGVAEFYKGTWKEKGDEIVNPIGCMDCHDNKTMALTISRPALVEAFERQGKKMEDFSRQEMRSLVCAQCHVEYYFQKETNYLTFPWDKGFSVDDMEKYYDEYEFSDWTHKLSKAPMLKAQHPDYELFMTGVHGKRGVACADCHMPYKSEGGVKFTDHHAQSPLANVANSCQVCHREETETLLRDVYERQDKIEELRRIAEKNLAAVHLEAKVAWDKGAKEEDMKPALQLIRHAQWRWDWVAAANGLGFHSPVEAMRVLGTSIEKAKDARKEIALILVKLGVKYPLELPDISTKEKAQAVIGLDMDVLRRDKDDFLKTTAVEWDKKAKERQGTLLKY, from the coding sequence ATGAAATCAATAAAACAAAAAGTTCAAGAAAAACCTTTATATGGTTGGATGTTATTCTTAATAACCGTAATTGTAGTTTTCTTAATAGGACTATTTGCATCTTCTATCTTAGAAAGAAAAAATGAAGCTTATTACACATTGCAAATGGTAAAACCAATTCCGGATGGAGAAACCAGAAACGAAGTTTGGGGAGAAAATTTTCCGCGTGAATATGAATCATACAGAAAAACATTAGAAACCGGATTTGCAAGTAAACACGGAGGTTCTGTAAAACGAGATTATTTACAGCAATATCCGGAATTAGTTGTAATGTGGGCTGGTTATGGTTTTGCTAAAGATTATAATCAAGGAAGAGGACATGCTTACGCAATTACGGATATCAGAAATACATTAAGAACCGGTGGAAATTTTGATAGCCCCATGCCCGCAACCTGTTGGACGTGTAAAAGTCCCGATGTTCCAAGAGTGATGGAAAAAGTTGGTGTTGCAGAATTTTACAAAGGGACATGGAAAGAAAAAGGTGATGAAATTGTAAATCCAATTGGATGTATGGATTGCCACGATAATAAAACTATGGCTTTAACAATTTCAAGGCCAGCTCTTGTTGAAGCTTTTGAACGACAAGGCAAAAAAATGGAAGACTTTAGTCGGCAAGAAATGCGATCCTTAGTTTGTGCTCAATGCCATGTTGAATATTATTTCCAAAAAGAAACCAACTATCTTACATTCCCTTGGGATAAAGGATTTTCGGTAGATGACATGGAAAAATATTATGACGAATATGAATTTTCAGATTGGACACACAAACTTAGTAAAGCTCCGATGCTAAAAGCTCAACATCCGGATTATGAATTATTTATGACCGGCGTTCACGGAAAACGCGGTGTTGCTTGTGCTGATTGCCATATGCCTTATAAAAGCGAAGGCGGAGTAAAATTTACAGATCATCATGCACAAAGCCCTTTAGCTAATGTTGCAAATTCATGTCAAGTTTGTCATAGAGAAGAAACAGAAACTCTTTTGCGTGATGTTTACGAAAGACAAGATAAAATTGAAGAACTTAGAAGAATTGCTGAAAAGAATTTAGCAGCGGTTCACTTAGAAGCAAAAGTTGCTTGGGATAAAGGAGCAAAAGAAGAAGATATGAAACCTGCGTTACAATTAATTCGTCATGCACAATGGAGATGGGATTGGGTTGCCGCAGCAAATGGATTAGGATTTCATTCACCCGTTGAAGCAATGAGAGTTTTAGGCACATCAATTGAAAAAGCAAAAGATGCAAGGAAGGAAATTGCATTAATTCTAGTAAAGTTGGGCGTAAAATATCCTTTAGAATTGCCTGATATATCAACAAAAGAAAAAGCTCAAGCAGTTATTGGTTTAGATATGGATGTGTTAAGAAGAGACAAAGATGATTTCTTAAAAACAACTGCAGTAGAATGGGATAAAAAAGCCAAAGAAAGACAAGGAACACTTTTAAAATATTAA
- the recJ gene encoding single-stranded-DNA-specific exonuclease RecJ encodes MMKKKWTLKDPPEKSKILALADSLNISTVLANLLIQRGITNFFEAKAYFRPDLDSIHDPYLMNDMEKAANRVINALTNNEKICVYGDYDVDGTCSASLMYLFLKELGANVYVYIPNRLTEGYGLSFDGIRNVKKDNVQLIISVDCGITAVEEVNFANTLDIDTIICDHHQPKEQLPNAYAILDPLKPGCNYPFKYLSGAGVAFKLARAVADRFGKKEMVFKYLDLVALAGAADIVPLIDENRILVRAGIEQINENPRPGIKALIKIARMELGNLSAGQIVFTIAPRINAVGRLGDANRAVELFNTDSFEEAERLAKVLESENLERRKIDEVTFSHALELINDIENFENNLGIVLHHDNWHPGVVGIVASRLVEKFYRPAIMLTTIDGVAKGSARSISGFDIYEALEECKDLLIQFGGHKAAAGLELEIAKIDEFKIRFNQFLSKNLNEEDIIPEIKIDAKISLSEITPKFVRVLEQFAPFGPGNMRPVFLAENVKIVASPKIVGTNHFVTTFCQNGTDKVFDAIGFNLGKFVTEFENNNDLVDIVFTIEKIMREGRTYPQIRVKDIRIKN; translated from the coding sequence ATAATGAAAAAAAAATGGACACTTAAAGATCCACCAGAAAAAAGCAAAATACTTGCTTTGGCTGATAGCCTAAACATTTCAACAGTTTTAGCAAATTTATTAATTCAAAGAGGTATAACAAACTTTTTTGAAGCAAAAGCATATTTTAGACCCGACCTAGATTCAATTCATGATCCGTATCTAATGAATGATATGGAAAAAGCTGCTAATAGAGTAATAAATGCTTTAACTAATAATGAAAAAATTTGCGTTTACGGGGACTATGATGTAGACGGCACTTGCTCAGCTTCATTAATGTATTTATTTTTAAAAGAATTAGGCGCAAATGTTTATGTCTACATTCCAAATAGATTAACAGAAGGTTATGGATTATCTTTTGATGGAATCAGAAATGTTAAAAAAGATAATGTTCAATTAATAATCTCTGTTGATTGCGGAATAACTGCAGTTGAAGAAGTGAACTTTGCTAATACCTTAGATATAGATACAATTATTTGCGATCATCATCAGCCGAAGGAACAACTACCAAACGCATATGCAATTCTTGATCCGCTAAAGCCAGGTTGCAATTATCCATTTAAATATTTATCTGGTGCGGGAGTTGCTTTCAAACTTGCAAGAGCTGTTGCAGATAGGTTTGGAAAAAAAGAAATGGTATTCAAATATTTGGATTTAGTTGCATTAGCAGGTGCTGCAGATATTGTTCCACTAATTGATGAAAATAGAATTTTAGTAAGAGCGGGAATTGAACAAATAAATGAAAATCCCAGACCAGGAATAAAAGCATTAATTAAAATTGCAAGAATGGAACTCGGAAATTTATCAGCCGGGCAAATAGTTTTTACAATTGCACCTCGTATTAATGCTGTTGGCAGATTAGGAGACGCAAATAGAGCTGTTGAATTATTCAACACGGATAGTTTCGAAGAAGCTGAAAGATTGGCCAAAGTTCTTGAATCAGAAAATTTAGAAAGACGAAAAATTGACGAAGTTACATTTTCTCACGCACTTGAATTAATCAACGATATTGAAAACTTCGAAAATAATTTAGGAATAGTTTTACATCATGATAATTGGCATCCAGGAGTTGTTGGAATTGTTGCATCCAGATTGGTTGAAAAATTCTACCGTCCCGCAATTATGCTTACGACAATTGATGGAGTTGCAAAAGGCTCGGCAAGAAGCATTTCTGGGTTTGATATTTATGAAGCATTGGAAGAATGTAAAGATTTATTAATTCAATTCGGCGGACACAAAGCTGCTGCCGGACTTGAATTGGAAATTGCTAAAATTGATGAATTCAAAATTCGTTTTAATCAATTTCTCAGCAAAAATTTAAATGAAGAAGATATAATTCCCGAAATAAAAATTGATGCAAAAATTTCATTAAGTGAAATTACACCAAAATTTGTTAGAGTACTTGAGCAATTTGCTCCATTTGGACCGGGAAATATGCGACCAGTTTTCTTGGCAGAAAATGTTAAAATTGTTGCATCACCAAAAATTGTAGGAACAAATCATTTTGTTACTACATTTTGCCAAAACGGAACCGATAAAGTTTTTGATGCAATAGGTTTTAATTTAGGTAAATTTGTAACTGAGTTTGAAAATAATAATGATCTAGTTGATATTGTATTTACTATAGAAAAAATTATGCGAGAAGGCAGAACTTATCCCCAAATAAGAGTTAAAGATATTAGAATAAAGAACTAA
- a CDS encoding YebC/PmpR family DNA-binding transcriptional regulator — protein MSGHSKWATTKRKKAVIDAKRGKIFTKLIKEITVAARQGGGDPDGNPRLRLVIDNAKAANMPMDNIERAIKKATGAIEGASYLELIYEGYGPGGVAVLVESVTDNKNRTVAEIRHLFSKYGGALGESNSVAWMFERKGIISLPQQGKSEDDLMELILEAGAENLLLEEEFFEITTAVEDFETVRKTIADYNLNIENASIQWRAKNLVAVSGETSEKLMKLLEMIEDNDDVQNVYSNADFID, from the coding sequence ATGTCAGGTCACTCAAAGTGGGCTACTACAAAAAGAAAAAAAGCTGTAATTGATGCTAAACGTGGAAAGATATTTACAAAACTTATAAAAGAAATTACAGTTGCCGCAAGACAAGGCGGAGGTGACCCCGATGGAAATCCAAGATTAAGATTGGTTATTGATAATGCTAAAGCTGCCAATATGCCAATGGATAATATTGAACGAGCAATTAAAAAAGCAACCGGAGCTATTGAAGGTGCAAGTTATTTGGAATTAATTTATGAAGGATACGGACCCGGAGGAGTTGCAGTTTTAGTTGAAAGCGTAACTGATAATAAAAATAGAACAGTTGCAGAGATAAGACATTTGTTCAGTAAATACGGCGGTGCACTAGGTGAATCAAATTCCGTTGCATGGATGTTTGAAAGAAAAGGAATTATTTCATTACCCCAACAAGGTAAAAGTGAAGATGATTTGATGGAATTAATTTTAGAAGCCGGCGCAGAAAATCTACTTTTAGAAGAAGAATTTTTTGAAATAACTACAGCAGTAGAAGATTTTGAAACCGTTAGAAAAACAATAGCTGATTATAATTTAAATATTGAAAATGCATCAATACAATGGCGTGCAAAAAATTTAGTTGCTGTTAGCGGAGAAACTTCAGAAAAATTAATGAAATTGTTAGAAATGATTGAAGATAACGATGATGTTCAAAATGTTTATTCAAATGCTGATTTTATTGACTAA
- the ruvC gene encoding crossover junction endodeoxyribonuclease RuvC: MIIFGVDPGTVLTGFGIIKSNKNQIEYLHSGIIKPNSKEELPQKLNFIYHELNKLIKKFSPEVFCIETAFYDKNVQSVLKIGYVRGIAMLAASKNNLTFVEYSPREIKKAVVGNGSASKEQVQYMIKNLTNFTKDKFKFDETDAIAAAICHSIKINSFVASSKSWKNFILQNPDKVINS; the protein is encoded by the coding sequence ATGATAATTTTTGGTGTTGATCCCGGAACTGTTCTAACCGGTTTCGGGATTATTAAGTCCAACAAAAACCAAATTGAATATTTACATTCCGGAATAATTAAACCAAATTCCAAAGAAGAACTTCCGCAAAAACTAAATTTTATTTATCATGAATTAAATAAACTTATAAAAAAATTTTCACCGGAAGTTTTTTGTATAGAAACAGCATTCTACGATAAAAATGTACAATCAGTTTTAAAAATTGGTTATGTGCGCGGAATTGCAATGCTTGCCGCATCAAAAAATAATTTAACTTTTGTTGAATATTCCCCCAGAGAAATTAAAAAAGCCGTAGTTGGAAATGGTTCTGCATCAAAAGAACAAGTTCAGTACATGATTAAAAATTTAACTAATTTTACAAAAGATAAATTCAAATTTGATGAAACTGATGCAATTGCAGCTGCAATCTGTCATTCGATAAAAATTAATTCATTTGTTGCATCAAGTAAAAGTTGGAAAAATTTTATTTTACAAAATCCAGATAAAGTAATTAATAGTTGA
- the ruvA gene encoding Holliday junction branch migration protein RuvA, producing the protein MIGYLTGKLISKKPNQILLSVNDVGFIINISLNTFEKISETEEKISLFTYLAVKEDSLTLYGFYSISEKELFEALISINGIGPKLAQNILSGISVDEFKDAIISKNLSRLVSIPGIGRKTAERMLIELREKIEKVSDQNIEKDNFPFTVKDDATAALVGLGYNQKIAEKIIREIISQNPQITLENLIKESLKNLSK; encoded by the coding sequence ATGATAGGATATTTAACCGGTAAATTAATTTCAAAAAAACCAAATCAAATCTTGCTAAGCGTAAATGATGTTGGTTTTATTATAAATATTTCACTGAATACGTTTGAGAAAATTTCCGAAACAGAAGAAAAAATATCATTATTCACTTATCTTGCTGTTAAGGAAGATTCTTTAACATTATACGGATTTTATTCAATTTCCGAAAAAGAATTATTTGAAGCTTTAATTAGTATAAATGGAATTGGTCCAAAACTTGCTCAAAATATTTTATCCGGAATTTCCGTAGATGAATTTAAAGATGCAATAATTTCAAAAAATTTATCACGATTGGTTTCAATTCCCGGAATAGGAAGAAAAACAGCAGAAAGAATGTTAATTGAACTTCGCGAGAAAATAGAAAAAGTTTCCGATCAAAATATTGAAAAAGACAATTTTCCATTTACTGTAAAAGATGATGCAACAGCCGCACTTGTTGGTTTAGGTTACAATCAAAAAATTGCTGAAAAAATAATTAGAGAAATTATTTCTCAAAATCCGCAAATAACTTTAGAAAATCTTATTAAAGAATCCCTTAAAAATTTAAGTAAATAA
- a CDS encoding Nif3-like dinuclear metal center hexameric protein, with protein sequence MVTQNIIEHIENWAPPAISWEKDNVGLQIGSTKEKVTNIFLCLELTEKALNEALKKNCNFIFTHHPFLFKPLKKIDITSNPKSQIIEKLIKNNVTLFSAHTNLDFTKDGVSFELAKVLELQNIKFLVNQNSNQHKIVAFIPQENIEKVSEEMFKVGAGIIGDYEKCSFQLNGKGTFWGSENTNPNVGEKQKFEKVDEVRFEVIVDSWNLKKAISTLKQNHPYEEPAFDIYELKNENLNYGFGAVGNLKKSMNKDEFLKFVCEKLKTENLRYSNFGNKKINKIAVCGGSGSDLLDSAIKIKADAFVTADIKYHSFQDAENKILFIDAGHYETEIHSLNAVKRKLEKLISEKSENIKIYKYSGSTNPVKYFNNRRS encoded by the coding sequence ATGGTAACACAAAATATTATAGAACATATTGAAAATTGGGCACCGCCCGCAATATCTTGGGAAAAAGATAACGTTGGTTTACAGATTGGATCAACAAAAGAAAAAGTGACAAATATTTTTCTTTGTTTGGAGCTGACTGAAAAAGCGTTAAACGAAGCCTTAAAGAAAAATTGCAATTTCATTTTTACACATCATCCGTTTTTATTTAAACCTCTAAAAAAAATTGATATAACATCCAATCCGAAATCACAAATTATTGAAAAACTTATTAAAAATAACGTCACACTTTTTTCTGCTCATACAAATTTAGATTTTACTAAGGACGGTGTAAGTTTTGAATTGGCAAAGGTTTTAGAATTACAAAACATAAAATTTTTAGTAAATCAAAATTCAAATCAACATAAAATTGTTGCATTTATTCCTCAAGAAAATATTGAAAAAGTTTCTGAAGAAATGTTTAAAGTCGGTGCCGGAATTATAGGCGATTATGAAAAATGCAGTTTCCAATTAAATGGAAAAGGAACTTTTTGGGGAAGTGAAAATACGAATCCCAATGTTGGTGAAAAGCAAAAGTTTGAAAAAGTTGATGAAGTAAGATTTGAAGTAATTGTTGATTCTTGGAATTTGAAAAAAGCAATTAGTACTTTAAAACAAAATCATCCTTATGAAGAACCGGCATTTGATATTTATGAATTGAAGAATGAAAATTTAAATTATGGATTTGGCGCGGTTGGAAACTTGAAGAAAAGTATGAATAAAGATGAATTTTTAAAATTTGTTTGTGAAAAATTAAAAACAGAAAATTTACGTTACTCAAATTTTGGAAATAAGAAAATAAATAAGATTGCAGTTTGCGGCGGAAGCGGATCCGATTTATTAGACTCAGCTATAAAAATTAAGGCTGATGCTTTTGTAACGGCAGATATTAAATATCATTCATTTCAAGATGCGGAAAACAAAATACTTTTTATTGATGCGGGTCATTATGAAACAGAAATTCATTCATTAAATGCTGTAAAAAGAAAATTAGAAAAATTAATTTCGGAAAAATCAGAAAACATAAAAATTTATAAATATTCCGGTTCAACTAATCCGGTAAAATATTTTAATAACAGAAGGAGTTAA
- the ispG gene encoding (E)-4-hydroxy-3-methylbut-2-enyl-diphosphate synthase — MNEIKYCNSLTKYSRFITREVKVGDILIGNGNPIRVQSMTTTNTMDTIATVEQSIRMINAGCELVRITAPSINEAKNLKNIKDELCKRGFNVPLIADIHYTPNAAEEAARIVEKVRVNPGNYIDKKKFQQIDYTDFEYEEEIERIRIKFSPLVKVCKEYGTAMRIGTNHGSLSDRIMSRYGDTPLGMVESALEFLRICEDLDYHQIVLSMKASNPQVMVQAYRLLVNKMISENMNYPLHLGVTEAGDGEDGRIKSALGIGALLEEGLGDTIRVSLTEEPEHEIPVALALVNRYSNRIPHNDIPEIINLPYDPFSYLKIPSYPTNNFGDKNSPRVIAEISDKEIVNDYLKKLGLTYLPDLDKWNIGDQAPDYIFAGDQNVNTNLPESLDIIQNYKTWLKNSVNYKFHPLFKFEEFLSAQKISNILNFVEIDIENVFDEKFIQLKNLKNVVFVITTNNNHGLAEQRRIFIELANLGFTQPTIIKREYGVNIFENLRLFAATDLGSLFIEGFGDGVWLTNKSVKFSTEEINRTLFGILQAARVRISKTEYIACPSCGRTLFDLVEVTNKIRERTGHLKGVKIGIMGCIVNGPGEMADADYGYVGSGPGKITLYRGKEVIKRSISSEKAVDGLIDLIKEDGIWIEPQEV; from the coding sequence ATGAACGAAATTAAATATTGCAATTCACTTACTAAATACAGCCGATTTATAACCCGCGAAGTAAAAGTTGGAGATATTTTAATTGGAAACGGAAATCCAATTCGAGTTCAGTCGATGACAACAACAAACACGATGGATACAATTGCAACTGTTGAACAATCGATAAGAATGATAAATGCGGGATGTGAATTAGTTAGAATTACAGCTCCAAGTATTAATGAAGCAAAAAATTTGAAAAATATAAAAGATGAATTATGCAAACGCGGATTTAATGTTCCGCTGATTGCAGATATTCATTATACTCCAAATGCAGCAGAAGAAGCTGCAAGAATTGTTGAAAAAGTTAGAGTAAACCCCGGAAATTATATTGATAAAAAGAAATTTCAACAAATTGATTACACGGATTTTGAATACGAAGAAGAAATTGAAAGAATAAGAATTAAATTTTCTCCTCTTGTAAAAGTCTGCAAAGAATACGGAACCGCAATGCGCATAGGCACAAATCACGGTTCGCTTTCTGATAGAATTATGAGCAGATACGGCGATACTCCACTTGGAATGGTTGAATCCGCACTTGAGTTTTTAAGAATTTGCGAAGATTTAGATTATCACCAAATTGTTCTTTCTATGAAAGCAAGCAATCCACAAGTAATGGTACAAGCTTACAGATTACTTGTTAACAAAATGATTTCTGAAAATATGAATTATCCTTTGCATCTTGGAGTTACGGAAGCTGGAGACGGCGAAGACGGAAGAATAAAATCTGCACTTGGAATAGGAGCTTTGCTTGAAGAAGGATTAGGTGATACAATCAGAGTTTCGTTAACTGAAGAACCGGAACATGAAATTCCCGTTGCGCTTGCTTTGGTTAACAGATACTCAAATCGAATTCCGCATAATGATATTCCCGAAATCATTAATCTTCCTTATGATCCATTTAGTTATTTGAAAATTCCATCATATCCAACAAATAATTTTGGAGATAAAAATTCACCTCGCGTAATCGCCGAAATTTCCGATAAAGAAATAGTTAATGATTATTTGAAGAAACTCGGTTTAACTTATTTACCGGATTTAGATAAATGGAATATTGGCGATCAAGCACCGGATTATATTTTTGCGGGTGATCAAAATGTTAATACAAATTTGCCGGAAAGTTTGGACATTATTCAAAATTATAAAACTTGGTTGAAAAATTCTGTTAATTATAAATTTCATCCATTGTTTAAATTTGAGGAATTTTTATCGGCTCAAAAAATATCTAACATTTTAAATTTTGTTGAAATCGATATTGAAAATGTTTTTGATGAAAAATTTATTCAATTAAAGAATCTTAAAAATGTGGTTTTTGTAATTACGACAAATAATAATCACGGATTAGCCGAGCAAAGAAGAATTTTTATTGAATTAGCAAATTTAGGTTTTACTCAACCGACAATTATAAAGCGCGAATATGGTGTAAATATTTTTGAAAATTTAAGATTATTTGCCGCAACTGATTTAGGTAGCTTATTTATTGAAGGATTTGGCGACGGCGTTTGGCTTACAAATAAATCTGTTAAATTTTCAACTGAAGAAATTAACAGAACTTTGTTCGGAATTCTTCAAGCCGCGAGGGTTAGAATTTCTAAAACAGAATATATTGCATGTCCTTCTTGCGGAAGAACGCTTTTTGATTTGGTTGAAGTTACAAATAAAATTCGTGAAAGAACCGGACATTTAAAAGGTGTAAAAATTGGAATAATGGGTTGCATTGTTAACGGTCCGGGAGAAATGGCTGACGCGGATTATGGTTATGTCGGCTCGGGTCCGGGAAAAATTACTCTTTACAGAGGTAAAGAAGTTATTAAAAGAAGTATTTCCTCAGAAAAAGCTGTTGATGGTTTGATTGATTTAATTAAAGAAGATGGTATTTGGATTGAGCCACAAGAAGTTTAA
- a CDS encoding DNA primase has translation MRIPENTIEEIRSSANIVDVISSFVALRKRGKNFIGLCPFHQEKTPSFTVSEDKQIFHCFGCHAGGNVYKFLMDYKSISFIEAVQEIAESVGIKLNFEEEQVTSQQNELEELYEINVFAAKYFSNNLLNSEMGEIARDYFKLRKIKLQTQKTFGLGFAPNGWDHFVNYAIESKINLENAKLLGLIDSKDAGKYYDKFRGRIIFPIFSPNGRVIAFGGRVFQGEENIAKYLNSPESTIYLKRKSLYGLFHSKDEIRKLDKAILVEGYMDLIALFQNGIKNVVASSGTSLTDDQVKLLSRYTKNVTVIFDADTAGLKAAMRSIEILLKQDFDVSMLSLPQGEDPDSFITEYGKESFEDLLKTSQNFLEFQTSQYEAEGMFENPTTEAEAIRELVKSAAFVNDELKRSLLIRSISRKFNLREKLIETELNKFLKQNRSNEQNSEQKIVKTGKPNSQIKSEINSQLLNLEKELIHLLFDGEEEIIGKIFDAILPEDFTNNSLRKLAEIVYDSYIKGNFNLADVIEKIDEEKLKNYVLTITLGEYQISSNWDEKSSSGKVEKDPLKFANDTIKKYQLIKIDEQIKLNDMKIENLGNDPEVLNIMKENDELRKEKLTLFKS, from the coding sequence ATGCGAATTCCCGAAAATACTATAGAAGAAATAAGAAGCTCGGCAAATATAGTTGATGTAATTTCATCATTTGTTGCGTTGAGAAAAAGAGGAAAAAATTTTATTGGATTGTGTCCATTTCACCAGGAAAAAACTCCTTCGTTTACTGTTAGCGAAGACAAGCAAATTTTCCATTGCTTTGGCTGCCACGCCGGCGGAAATGTTTACAAATTTTTAATGGATTACAAAAGTATTTCCTTTATTGAAGCAGTTCAAGAAATTGCGGAATCTGTTGGAATAAAATTAAATTTTGAAGAAGAGCAAGTTACATCTCAACAAAATGAATTAGAAGAACTTTATGAAATAAATGTTTTTGCGGCAAAGTATTTCAGCAACAATTTGCTTAATTCGGAAATGGGTGAAATTGCCCGAGATTATTTTAAATTGAGAAAAATAAAATTACAGACGCAAAAAACTTTTGGATTGGGATTTGCACCAAACGGCTGGGACCATTTTGTAAATTATGCAATTGAAAGTAAAATAAATTTGGAAAATGCAAAACTTTTGGGATTGATTGATTCAAAAGATGCCGGAAAATATTACGATAAATTTAGGGGAAGAATTATTTTCCCGATTTTTTCTCCCAACGGAAGAGTAATTGCATTCGGCGGAAGAGTTTTTCAAGGTGAAGAAAACATTGCTAAATATTTAAATTCTCCCGAATCAACAATTTATCTAAAAAGAAAAAGTTTGTACGGATTGTTTCATTCAAAAGATGAAATAAGAAAATTAGATAAAGCAATTCTTGTTGAAGGATATATGGATTTGATTGCTTTATTTCAAAACGGAATTAAAAATGTTGTTGCGTCTTCGGGAACTTCTCTAACTGATGATCAAGTAAAACTACTTTCCCGATATACGAAAAATGTAACCGTAATTTTTGATGCAGATACAGCCGGATTGAAAGCTGCAATGCGCAGTATAGAAATTTTACTAAAGCAAGATTTTGATGTTTCAATGTTAAGTTTGCCGCAAGGTGAAGATCCTGATTCATTTATTACAGAATATGGAAAAGAAAGTTTTGAAGATTTGTTAAAAACTTCACAGAACTTTTTGGAATTCCAAACATCTCAATACGAAGCTGAGGGAATGTTCGAAAATCCCACAACCGAAGCGGAAGCCATACGGGAATTGGTTAAATCCGCTGCGTTTGTAAATGATGAATTAAAGCGAAGTTTATTAATTCGTTCGATTTCAAGAAAATTCAATTTGCGCGAAAAATTAATTGAAACAGAGTTGAACAAATTTCTTAAGCAAAATAGAAGTAATGAACAAAATTCCGAACAAAAAATTGTTAAAACCGGAAAGCCAAATTCTCAAATAAAATCTGAAATTAATTCACAATTATTGAATTTGGAAAAAGAATTAATTCATCTTTTATTTGATGGGGAAGAAGAAATAATTGGAAAAATATTTGATGCAATTCTGCCCGAAGATTTCACAAATAATTCTTTAAGAAAACTTGCTGAAATTGTATATGATTCATATATAAAAGGAAATTTTAATTTAGCAGATGTAATTGAAAAAATTGATGAAGAAAAACTTAAAAATTATGTTCTTACAATTACACTTGGAGAATATCAAATTAGCAGTAATTGGGATGAAAAATCGAGCAGCGGAAAAGTTGAAAAAGATCCTTTAAAATTTGCAAATGATACAATTAAAAAATATCAATTGATTAAAATTGATGAGCAAATTAAGTTAAATGATATGAAAATTGAAAATCTTGGAAATGATCCAGAAGTATTAAATATTATGAAAGAAAATGATGAATTGAGAAAAGAAAAATTAACACTTTTTAAGAGTTGA